In Aptenodytes patagonicus chromosome 21, bAptPat1.pri.cur, whole genome shotgun sequence, the genomic stretch TCACACGACGCGGAGATCCCTTAAGCTCCTGGCAGGAAAAGGAGAGGTGTCAAAACCCGAGAGCGGCTGTGGAAGAGGTGGGCGTGTTACAGATCCATCACTTCTTCTTTCACGGCTTCGTCCTGAGATTGCACATACTTCTCCTGCACTGCAAGTGTGCTGATAATGCAGTAATTAAGGAAAACAAGGGGCTGGGCTCAAACACTCCCTTCTTCAAGGAGCTCTTAACGTTCTCGGCGAGGAACCAGCCCCGCATTAGCCTGAAGGCTGGCAGGAAGACAGCAgtactggcagcagcaggcatcACCCGAGTTATTTCTGGCTCTGGCCGATCCCAGACCCGACAAGTACAGGAGAATCAATTGTATGGTTTGGACGAGGTGGAACGAACCAGTCCGAGTGAGTGTGAGGGAGAGGAAAAGTTGTCAAAAGATTCCTCCCACATTCACAGTATCAATTAGCAACAACTGTGGTGGCTTTGGTGTGGACAACTGTCTGCTAAGGTCTGGGCCGAGCCCTGCTCGCTACATGCGGTATCACCAAACGGCATCAGATGATGTTAGGAACAACCTGGGCCTGCAAACTGCCAGCCCCacctccagcctctcctccccagggaaggagaaattaaaactcaACACAACAAAGGATCGGTGGAGAAGGATACGAAGTGAAGTGGAAATCGGCTCCCACCGCTGCCGACATCAGAGCTTCCAGACTCCTGTGCTCCTGGTCTCCGAAGGAATAGCCATTGGCTTTGTCCACCGCCTGCATCACCTGCCGCATGCTCTCCTTATCCTGAAAGGGCGGGAGATGACACACGGGGACCGTGGCCCTTCCCCGGAGGCAAGAGCTCGTGCTGGGCTTTTCCATGGATTTCCTCCCAGGCTCCGGGCCACCCACACAGCGCCCAACGCCCCGAGCGTGCTGCCGGCCTCCCTGAGCTCAGAGGGGCCGCAGGACAACCAGGGGCACGCCCTGTGGAGCCCAAATACATGACGGGCTGACACCCTCCACCCTCTCGCTCCCTTTCATCACCTCTTGTCTCAGCCCATTTGACTCTGTTGACACTTCTGCAAGCTACAAGATTAACGTTTTCAGCCCTTCCTCCCACGTGCATTCCTCCCAATCGTCTGATTATTTTGTGCTCCCTAATTTAACGACGTTTTAGGTAACACTTTGCCCAGATTTGAAATGCAGGCCCAGAAGAGTGAACGAAGGGGGAGTCTTAATTCCCCACCCCAGGACACAAAGCCCACGTAGCCCCAGACTCatcagccttttcttttcctttggctgCCGCAGATCGTTTATGAGTCTGGGTGTATTTCACTGTCCTCCCCCATGCCGGAGTCTCTTCACAGTTGAGCTTTTCAGCCCTCATGGCTCTACGCAGATGTAACCTAGCTGCTACCAAACGTGCTGACTACCTATCCAACGCTCCCTGTTCTCTCTGCCCCACTCCTCCTGCTGCATCACCTGGACGTTGAGCGGAACGAAGGACACCAGGCTGTAGTCCTCGATCACCTCCACCAGCTTCTCATTGAGGCGGCGGTAGTTTCTGAAGAAGGGGTCGGAAGCTAAATGGTCAACCAGGTACGAGAGGTCCAGGACCTCTGTGTAATAATCCAGGTTGAAAGCTGCAGGGAAAGACCAAGAAGCTCTGAAGGCAATCTGTAAATATTGGGGCTTCCCTGGCCAGAACATGCCACCAAGAAGCCAGCGAGATTTACACCAgttccccccccacctcccagccaTACATCCCCGTACCCGAGCAGCTAATCCGCACCCGATTCCCCAGCCCAACTCCACGCGTCTCTCTCGCAAAGGCTCTTACCCAGCTTGCCGTATTGCTCGATCAGGTCCATCTTGGAGAGGACGTTGACGTGGGGCAGTTCCACGTGCAGCATGGTGGAGAGCGAGGTGCAGAGAACGGAGATGAACTTGCCAGGGTCCGTGCAGTAGTGAGAATCCACCAAATGCACCGCAGCCAGCTGGACAGCAAAGGCACAAAGGGACAGCGCAAGGTCAGACCCGTGACGAGTCCATCCGCTTGCTTTTGGGACAGGCTGAGAAGCGGCTGCAGGACAATCTCTCCAGACCCGACTATAACCACGCAGTAGGGAAAGTTACCGcctgccttccagctcctgcATCTAAAACATCCTCACATACGAGCGCACACATATACACAGAAGTATCTATCGCCACGTTCGCACCCACAGACCACCCGGGGGGTTCAGGACCCAGGGTGCTGGTGCACAGAAAGGGCTGTGGGGAGGCTTATAGGGGTGCTGAGCTCCACCAGCAGTACCGAAAGACACTTAAAAACCTGCAACCGCCCTCCCTTTTCTCAGGGCTGCTTTCTTTGCAGGTGGAGTTTCCACGCTTGTCTGAACCCTGcgggtttttggggggtgggagctGGGGTTAACTCTCCTTCGGAACGACACGGCTGCCTCCAGATTTCCACCTTCCCCACAGGAAAGctcattcatagaatcatagaatcattgaggttggaaaagacctctaagatcatcgagtccaaccgtcgacccaacacccccatgcccactaaaccatgtccctaagtgccacatctacacgtcttttaaatacctccaggggatggggactccaccacttccctgggcagcctgttccaatgtttcaccactctttcagtaaagacatttttcctcgcgtccaatctaaacctcccctggcacaacttgaggccgtttcctctcgtcctatcgcttgttcctttggagaagagaccgacccccacctcgctacaacctcctttcagggagttgtagagagcgatgaggtctcccctcagcctccttttctccaggctgaaacaAGCTCACGCGCAGCGTACGCGCAGGAGCAGTAACTGTAGCGCACCACGCTCTGCTGGGAGAGCCAATTGTCGTGTggtttgaaataataattaataattaaattaatgaGCAGTTTGATTCCCGTGTTTCGTGTAGCTGTAATAATGTGGTCCCGAGATCTCTGTTAAGTGACTGCCTGTTACACAATGTCACTCAAAGCCAGGGCTCTACAGTTGAGTGTGGCTGAGTCACAGCTATGCTTCCGCAGCAAAAAAAAAGCCGGTTTAAAGCTCACGGGCAGGTGTAAGCACTCGAGCGAGCATCAAAACAGCCGTgtaactatctttttttttaagtaactacAATTTCACGgagttttatttgaataaaaataattctaatgcGCAGATGCCCAGTGACATTCTCAAGCAAATGAACTTGCCCTTCTTGCTCAGACCATACACGGTTTGCACATTCATGGTTTGGCCCAAATGCAAACCAAATGCAACGTAAGCAAGTCAGCTTGGTTATGGGGTTCTTCTCACCTGCATTTCCTCATTTGCATCTTCCATTGTGCAAGAAAGCGCAGAGCACGTACTACAACGTGCAGAGCGATTCGGCTTGGCTGCAGGAGTGCCAGGCAGGGCCTGAGACGCCGCCCGAATTCCTCACGCTGCAGTGCCAAAGGGTCCCCACTCGCCCAGCGCACACATCTACCGCCCCACTCCGAAATACAGTGCCCACCCGGATGAAACACGCCAGGTCTGCGGGCCCCGCAGCACAGCGAGAGAGTGTGAGGAAGGAATCCGTCTCTGTGTTCGTGATAATCCCACTGCATTAAATGCCCTGAACAAGCCAATCCCTCCGAGCACAAAATGGGGCAAAATTCCTCTCCTTCCCCGAGAAAGCCGTTTCACGTGAAAAGCCAGACAGGTTAGTAAAGAAAACAGTCGTCGGTACCCACGAGCAAAAGCTCTGACCGCGCGGTGTACAGCTGCCAGCCCCTTGCACGTGCAGGCGGGGGTGCCAGGCGCCGACCCCAGCTCCCTGCGGAGCCCCAAACCTACCCTGAAATTCCACTTGGCCAACTGCGCGAAGACGTTCTTCAGGGCGTCGTGGTGGGTGTAGAGCTCCACCTGCCCTGGGCAGTCAAACAAGTAGTAGTGACCCCTGAACGCAGCCAGCTTCTCCTGCAGCCAGTCGAAGTTGGCCTCCAGGTACTCCATGCAGTAGATCAACCCCCCGTTGGGCCCCAGCTTCAGGTTCTCCATCACGTCGGGCAGGGTGATGAGCTCGGCGATGTCCACGGCACAGTGGTAGGGCATCGCCTCGTTGGCGGGGTCCAGGTTCACCACCGTCACCTCGCGCCCAATCCTGCCCATGAACTCCTGCATGCCGTGGCAGTAGGTCGTCTTCCCGGAGCCCGGAGGCCCGATTACCACCTGGCCGAAGGCCAGCGAGCTCCCCTTGCCGCCCTCAGACATGTCGGctcatttccttctccttctgtgGACCGAGAAAGGAAAAGCTCCCATTTACAATTTTATTTGCGTTTATACGAGTGCGATCTGCTGGGATTCACACCCGGGGGAGCGggtggagaggaagggaaagtgCCATCGTGCAGCTGCTGCCTCCCGTCACCCCTTGCACCGCTGAGCCCCATGCCAGGGAGGACGTGACCCTGTTACCCCCCAGCTGGTGACGCCGTGGCTGAAAACAGGCGCAAACCCCCAGGCAGACCCACGGGGACGCGGAATCCCACTCCTGCCCGCGCGTGGGGCGAGTTTCACCCTAGTCGGGTCCTTCCCGATGTGGCAGCGCCCACACTTTCCCTCCCTCGCCCCAGCATGTCCCCGTGTCCTCCCCTCCATTTTCCCACATCCCCGTGTCCCTCTCCCACAcgctccttcccccaccccatatCCCTTCTCCCCGCCGTATCCCCTCTCCCCGCCACGTCCCACATCTCCCGTGGCTCCTCTTCCTGCcgtgtcccctctccccccgtgtcccctcttcctccatcccccctcTTTGCCTGcgtcccctcttctcccccacatccccctttcccccccacattcccctttcccccccgtgcccccctcttctctcccacg encodes the following:
- the GPN2 gene encoding GPN-loop GTPase 2, with translation MSEGGKGSSLAFGQVVIGPPGSGKTTYCHGMQEFMGRIGREVTVVNLDPANEAMPYHCAVDIAELITLPDVMENLKLGPNGGLIYCMEYLEANFDWLQEKLAAFRGHYYLFDCPGQVELYTHHDALKNVFAQLAKWNFRLAAVHLVDSHYCTDPGKFISVLCTSLSTMLHVELPHVNVLSKMDLIEQYGKLAFNLDYYTEVLDLSYLVDHLASDPFFRNYRRLNEKLVEVIEDYSLVSFVPLNVQDKESMRQVMQAVDKANGYSFGDQEHRSLEALMSAAVGADFHFTSTLAVQEKYVQSQDEAVKEEVMDL